From a single Gemmatimonadales bacterium genomic region:
- a CDS encoding DUF305 domain-containing protein: MNRSGRFYAAVLAAVVGLAGTRWQPAAAQAASTAPSASPRPPVFPQLYPVTPEDVNFVTGMIAHHSQAIVMAKWAPTHGASEDIQTLCSRIINAQTDEIALMQRWLQDRHQPVPEAKPVPMKMMMNGVETEMLMPGMLTDEQMKQLDAARGTDFDHLFLRFMIQHHRGAVQMVTDLFAAGAGQDEGVFKMANDIQADQTTEINRMARMFLTMPGV; this comes from the coding sequence CGCGGCGGTTCTTGCCGCGGTCGTCGGATTGGCCGGTACCCGGTGGCAGCCAGCCGCGGCGCAGGCAGCGTCGACCGCGCCTTCGGCGAGCCCCCGGCCGCCGGTCTTTCCGCAGCTCTATCCGGTGACCCCCGAAGACGTGAATTTCGTGACCGGGATGATCGCACATCACTCGCAGGCGATCGTGATGGCCAAGTGGGCGCCGACGCACGGTGCGAGCGAGGACATCCAGACCCTCTGCTCCCGGATCATCAACGCGCAGACGGACGAGATCGCGCTGATGCAGCGATGGCTGCAGGACCGCCATCAGCCGGTTCCCGAGGCGAAGCCGGTGCCGATGAAGATGATGATGAACGGTGTCGAGACCGAAATGCTCATGCCGGGGATGCTGACCGACGAGCAGATGAAGCAGCTTGATGCCGCGCGTGGAACCGATTTCGACCATCTCTTTCTTCGTTTCATGATTCAGCATCACCGTGGCGCGGTGCAGATGGTCACCGATCTCTTTGCCGCGGGCGCAGGGCAGGATGAAGGGGTCTTCAAGATGGCCAACGATATCCAGGCCGATCAGACCACGGAAATCAACCGGATGGCCAGAATGTTTCTCACCATGCCAGGGGTATGA